Proteins found in one Sorghum bicolor cultivar BTx623 chromosome 1, Sorghum_bicolor_NCBIv3, whole genome shotgun sequence genomic segment:
- the LOC8080767 gene encoding transcription repressor MYB4: MAKQSCCHKKKLRRGLWSPEEDEKLMNHIAQYGHGCWSSVPKLAGLERCGKSCRLRWINYLRPDLKRGTFSQEEEDLIIHLHSLLGNKWSQIAAQLPGRTDNEVKNFWNSYIKKRLRERGIDPATHQPLAEPAAATAPASTTTVSRRAVFGDVDLIPTTTPIQAPSSFEGPMLDGVTKLPAVDMDWPVPGDGVPSSSLPRPCYLQGGCFDIGALQQQQHCGSIVPAPVVPSASSSSTLTSMAEAEHCNTNITGGSLPWLELGANAVADAGHVDSCYAGALDELRWSEYFDSAFQAAASQQGALQAAGQCVYGGKDDVPVHFDVHGLSNWC; this comes from the exons ATGGCGAAGCAGTCGTGCTGCCACAAGAAGAAGCTGAGGAGAGGGCTCTGGTCCCCCGAGGAGGACGAGAAGCTCATGAACCACATTGCCCAGTACGGCCATGGCTGCTGGAGCTCAGTGCCCAAGCTTGCAG GACTCGAGAGGTGTGGCAAGAGCTGCAGGCTGAGGTGGATAAACTACCTGAGGCCAGACCTCAAGAGGGGAACATTCTCACAAGAGGAGGAGGACCTCATCATACACCTCCACTCCTTGCTGGGAAACAA GTGGTCTCAGATTGCGGCGCAGCTGCCTGGCCGGACGGACAACGAGGTCAAGAACTTTTGGAACTCGTACATCAAGAAGAGGCTCAGGGAGCGCGGCATCGACCCCGCCACCCACCAGCCGCTCGCCGAGCCTGCCGCGGCGACGGCGCCGGCCAGCACCACCACCGTCAGCCGCCGCGCCGTGTTTGGGGACGTCGATCTCATCCCGACCACTACACCAATCCAGGCGCCGTCGTCGTTCGAGGGGCCAATGCTGGACGGCGTGACGAAGCTCCCGGCCGTGGACATGGACTGGCCCGTCCCCGGCGACGGGGTGCCGTCTTCGTCGCTGCCAAGGCCGTGCTACCTGCAGGGGGGCTGCTTCGACATCGGcgcgctgcagcagcagcagcactgcGGTTCCATCGTCCCGGCGCCGGTCGTCCCGTCGGCCTCGAGCTCCAGCACGCTGACCTCGATGGCGGAGGCCGAACACTGCAACACCAACATCACCGGCGGCAGCCTCCCGTGGTTGGAGCTCGGAGCAAACGCGGTGGCTGACGCCGGCCACGTCGACAGCTGCTACGCCGGCGCGCTGGACGAGCTCAGGTGGTCGGAGTACTTCGACAGTGCCTTCCAGGCCGCCGCGAGCCAGCAAGGCGCACTGCAGGCGGCGGGGCAGTGTGTCTACGGCGGCAAGGATGACGTCCCGGTGCACTTCGACGTCCATGGGCTAAGCAACTGGTGCTAA
- the LOC8082598 gene encoding uncharacterized protein LOC8082598, translating to MGLPLEQWRGGGGEAEGGKKKQAADAASSSSSAAAGCRTPDNGQAGRRVAGDCPAAPRKRRAPAGVVAQQQHRRDFYTGDDVEAFFAAHNL from the coding sequence ATGGGTCTCCCTCTCGAGCagtggcgcggcggcggcggcgaggcggaAGGCGGCAAGAAGAAGCAGGCCGCCGACGccgcctcgtcgtcgtcgtcggcggcggccggGTGCAGGACGCCCGACAACGGGCAGGCGGGACGACGCGTGGCCGGGGACTGCCCCGCCGCGCCACGGAAGAGGAGGGCCCCCGCGGGCGTggtcgcgcagcagcagcaccgcCGCGACTTCTACACCGGCGACGACGTCGAGGCCTTCTTCGCCGCGCACAACCTCTAG